Within Takifugu flavidus isolate HTHZ2018 chromosome 12, ASM371156v2, whole genome shotgun sequence, the genomic segment CAAGAGCGGCAACCCTTCACGTAAAGGCTGTTTATGGACCCTCAATCCAGCTAAGGTGGAGAAAATGCGCGAGGAGCTGCACAAGTGGCGCCGCAAAGATCCCATCACTGTTCGCCGGAGCATGGCGAGGCCAGGTGAGGCTGTCCAAATCAAAGATGCtgttacaaaaggaaacagcaaTTGAGAGTTTAAGATCTCCGAACATTGTTCTCACCTTTGATGCGTTCCACCTCTGCAGAATGCCTTGATCGTCTTTTGGGAGAGAGACCAAACAAGTTCAGACATTGCAGCAGCACAGCTTTATCACCCAGAGTGGCCCCTTCCTTTAACGCCGCTGCGCCCTCACGCCCTCCAGCGcagcctcacccatccagcctgTCCACCCCCCGTGCACCGTGTGCTCACCTCCCACCCCAGCAGTCCCACTACTATGCCCCCGCTTCCGCTCACGCCGGCAGCAACCTTGCCATCGGAAGCTTGAACTCCCCCACGGCTGGAATGTTGCCTCCTGTTTACAGCGGCACCCTGCAGGCTGGACACAGCGTCAGCCCCAGGAGCATCCAGGACTTTGTGATGGAGGGATACACAGGTTACGACGTGGACGCGCTCAACCCCAGTCTGACTGACCTGCAGCTACAAGGTTAATTCATTAggataaaactgtaaaacaagaaTGCACTGTCAGGTGTCCTTTAGTTGTTGATAATATCAAAGGATATTAACCTCCGATGGTCAGACCCATAGTCACTGCACTGTATCCCCAAGTCAGTCACATTTTTGGGATATTGACGCGCTGGAAAGAATAGTCAATTATCAAGAGAAGTACCATTCAGGAGTGACTTGGCATTCTATCTGGTTGATTCTTGAGTAGATTTGCGGTTTTCCAAAGCCCTGACCACCAGCGGTAGCATAAGCTGTTATCTGCCGCTTTTCCAAGATGGTGCGTCCATGTGCACCGTAACAGGTGGACAAAGCCTGAGAGGGTGCAACAACCTTGCAGCAGGACCATTATATGCCCCATTTGTGGAGCAGCAATGCTAGACTAAGTACAAactgacctccagcaggtcacTGGTGTTTTCCCAAACTGTCAGGAACAGAatgacagagagggacagaaaaacaaaacaactgaaATAATTCCACCAGATTCTGAGCACTGTCAATATGAACATGCTGTCAACGGTGGCCATATATGAATACTAATATTTGTGGTTTGTGGTCTGCCAGGTAACGTGTGGGAGGAGTTACAGGAGGACTGCTTGGCCTCCGATCCACAGGTCGTCCCTCCAAGCTGCCTGCAGGCACCAGCCTCCTCCATCTGTCAGAGAATGTGTGAGGACCAAAATGGAGACAGTGCAGAACATTTGGAGCATCACTGTTTTTTGAATGGACCGCATCCAGCTGCCAATTCCAGGGTGGAGCTTCTGGCCGGATATGTCAGCACATGCACCACATCCATCTCTTTAATGTAAAGACTCCAGCCAGGAATTCTAAAATAGTGATGCTGCCACAGTATTACTTTAATGCTCAGTTAATCAGTCAGataatttttattatttacataCTTTACAGACCCACCTGCAActtcaaaacacatttcaattTGTGCATTTCATTTATTCAAACAGATCGTGTTAGAAACTTTACAGTTAAAGTTTATAAGGTATATTTATTAACTAAAAAGGAGATTCAAACAGAACAAAATTTCAAATAAGAGCGCATGCCCAAACGGGTGACGTCTCCATAGCAACGTCGCAGTAAGCCTTTGTGCTCGGAAGAGGGCAGCAAAACCTTTAGTTGAACAGTTTTATTTATCAAACATTTTCAAACCTTCAAATTTTCTAACTCTTTTAAATTGAGTTAATTTAAAATAGACCTTGGCAGCTCTCCAGTTCTCTTAGAACAATCTGATTTTTGTCACAGTTTTTATAACCTAATTTATTCCACATCAATTTCCCatcttgttcattttttttttttttaaatgtgtctttgttttgtggaaacaacacaaacactttgatttggaaaaaaaatcccaggtTTATTGCAGTAATGGAATTCCTGCTGTCGAAATTTGtacatacatttttaattttatactcaaaacattcatttttatcAAAGTATACTCAGTGTTCAGTACTACGGAGGACATGCTGAGTATCAAAAATCTGAATTGTGGCTAACATCAGTACTCTGATCCTTCAGCATGGCTATTCAAAAAGTGCTCCTGAAGTAGAAGCTCTACTTAGATGGAGACATACAACAATTGACACAAagacaaatgacacatttctgttGGATTTTCCAAAAAAACACAGAGGAATGACAATGATAAGGATGATGATCAGTCGAACGTGTGCTACTATAGACCTAAAAAACAGAGTAAATTGGAATAAGATACCTATATAAACTCTATAAATATTCACCTGAATGTATTTATTACTATTGTTCTTGTTTTGTACAGTtacttttctttgtgtttgtggaatGTACCTGATTTTTCTGGTTtagaaaagacaaacaacacTCCACCAAAGCACTATTAGGACAcctaaaatgcaaatgaatcaaGTGAATCCTGATGATGTAGCAGAGCCCACATGTACACATTGGTACCAACAGCATGTTCAGACACTGTGTGTTCTTCTGCCCACACGTTCTCCCACACACTGATGCAAAGTGCTGAGAAGAACTGACAGAACTTGGTGTTCATGCAAAACAGGGAATCTATTGGTCTGGCTGCTGAATACCTGAATTTATGAAGCTATCAGAAGTGACACAAGTTGGGGCCTCATCCAGTTTTGTCTGGTTGTGGTGGGAGCATGGAAAATGGCTCCAAGAAGGAGGCGGGGGAGCTGTTTCTAAGGCCCCCCACTGTAGGAATAGTCTGCCTTGTTGTGCATGACCAGCTTGTTGTCTACAAAGTAGAAGCTGTCAGACTGAGTCTCGTAAGGGTGAAGGATCATCTCGCGCACTGAGAGACAAGAGAGAAACACACTTTGGCTTCATTAAGTCCTGTTAGATCtgatgtatgtatgtgtgtgagtgtgtgtgctctctGGGACACTCACTGATCTCCTCAGACAGCGCCGGGAACTCGTAGATGTGCTCGCATGTGTTCTTGCTGCTCGGCATGCAGAAGCCAAACTCAAAATCGAAGCTCTTGAGCAGCTGATCGCGGAAGTAATGTCTCTCGATCATGCGGAAGTTGTTGATGGGCGTCTCCCCCACTGTGAACTCCACTCTGCAGACATGCCATGAATACATAAAAAGCCTGATGGGAATATGATTATAGGCAAAAACACATGTCTAAGCACATAAAATATGCTGACTTTTCCATGCTATAACTATTCCATTCCATTCCAACAGTAATAATTAATTCAGATCCATGATTTTTAGAGAGCGTAGTTaactttgtgtgttttaggCTCTAAAGCTCCATTCTTACATGTAGCCTATCCCAACAACTCTGTAGAAATCCATCTGAAAGAGTTTGTGTGTCAGATATTTCGATATCTATGTATTTATTCTTTAATATATTTCACGCAACTAAGCAATAAACCTTCAAACACTTTTTATGTATATTTGTCACCTCTTTAGCCTCGTACATCCAACCCATCACCTTAGGTGTTGTTTTACGTGGGCTTTGTAGCAGTTGTTAATCATATAATTGGCCCATCATATGACATTTCCCCTTAATCTATTGCTggtaatggtgtgtgtgtgtgtgtgtgtgtgtatgttgtttATGTGTTAGAGCAAATTAGCAAAATACTCCATACTGGTAACCTGCAATCCATACTGACTTCAATATAAATTTTAATATTTGGAGAGTTTTGTGCTTGCTCGTGAACTATGAAGTCTATTGAAGCATTTTGAATTTGTAGCCAAATGAccattttaaactggattttttaCATCAATGGTTCATTACATTTCATGGACAATTGCATGTGAATGGAGGCATGGAGTCCATTCATTTGCCTGGTTCTGTTGCCGGGTTGTTGTAACGCAGTGGGAGTCTGCCAATGATCTCCTCAAAAGAGGCCTGGCAGCGATTCAGTTCCACGCTCAGCAGGTGGGTTCGGCTGCCCACACTCATCGCTGCCAGCCCGGAGCAAGGCCCACACACCACCTACATCCACTATGTTTGTTCTTGCGGCATGCATGACCAGATGTTAGTGCACCACTTCACTTACGTGGCTCCAACCTGCCTGAGATGCAGGAAGGCTGGGGTGAACTGGTACCGGACGAAGCGGCCGGCGTTGGGGTCGCTGAGCTTTTTGTCTCCCGCTGAAACAGGTTGAATTGAAGAGAGTGAAACTCTGAGTGTTCTGGTTAGTGCTGCGTTACCTGGTTGGTGAGATTTGAGGGCTGACCTGGCGTTGGAGGTTTGGTGATCTCAAACAGGACGGTTCCCGTTTCCATGTCGCGAATCTTAAAGCGGGTGAAGTCGATCATGTGGACATTGTCTTCCGGAGAGCAAAGATAGTCTGAAAAGGCAAGAAAACATCCATTATGAACTGACCCATGACACAAACCAGGATTTTGGAAACCTGGTGGTTTTATTTGTTACTTATTTATCTGTTATTTACCTACGGCTGTACGACACTGGCCTTAGATACAGCTGGTCAGGCTCATAGCTGTGTACCGTGAAGATAAATCCACCCATCAGAGAgataaacttgtttttttttccttcactggCTAGAAAATATCAGGCTTTATATTTGCTGACTGTAAATTATCAGACGTCAATAAAGATTTAAAATCATTCAGGGTTTGGTTTGCAGTGGAGGAGccggaataaaaaaaacagaattggAAAAGAACCAAGTGACAGATTTGACAAtgctgactctgtgtgtgtgtgcgtgtgtgtgcgtgtgtgtgtgtgtgtaggtccaTGCATGTGATTATAAAACACAGTAAGCCTCTTAGATCTAATCCTTAGAGGgaagtctctctctcactcacgcacgcacacacatacacacacacacacacacacacacatacacgcacgcacgcacacacacacacacacacacctactatCTCATTAGAGTTATACAGGCAGTTATTATtggcagtgtttgtgtgttatgtAAAGACATTATATAAAATAAAGGATAgataagaaataaaaacaaggaagtGTTGTGAGCATGTGAGTCTGCATTCTGTAGCATGCTGCtgcatttgctgctgtttccaaGTGTTGGAGAGCAGATGGTCCACACAAGCTTTAGCCACCTGCTCGAAGATATTTATAGAGCTTTTCATAATGTAAAGTACTTTACCTGACGCCCCGAACAATGTCGCTCTTTAGCTGGTGTGACCTGATGGTTGTGATTATATAGTTACTGTGAGAGGTTCTTAACTTTTATAAGAACAAAAAAACTTTAAACAATGCAGTTTAGCTGCAGTATTTacaattaacacacacacaccagatttGAAATGGACTCTAGTATGTAGAATGGATTATGTAGGACATATAATAATTATCACTATGTATTTACTAACACTAATCAATAGATGTTGTTATATTTCAAGATACAACCAGAATGGACTCATGATGGTTGCATCTCGGATTATTTTCTTTGCATTACCAATAGTCAATCAATAgatttagttaaaaaaaatcaaatttaataTACAGTACAAGTTATTTTTAACTGTGTATATaaaaattgtgttttaatgcaACCAGGTGCCAAACATATGAATTACCAGAATAAAAGTTTTAATTGTTGACTTGTTCTAACCTACTGACCTATAAATAGCAATATGAGTCCATAGTGCCCCAATATGggtgagtttaaataaaatgagcATCAAAGTTAAAGAAATCTCTTTTGTAGATCATTTGTTTGTTGTAACAAAGCTCCTTGGCAATAACTCTTACGTCATTTAAAATTCTGTTTATTTCCCATTTAAATGGTGCCACTTTTGTGAGGAACATTTGTGGGATGAGCATGTCGATGGTCAATGGTCTCAGACATCAAGAGGAGATTCTGCAACCAGTGGCAACCCCACATCTccatcatctatctatctatctatctatctatctatctatctatctatctatctatctatctatctatctatctatctatctatctatctatctatctatctatctatctatctatctatctatctatctatctatctatctatctatcatcacTATGTATTTACTAACACTAATCACTAGATGTTGTTATATTTCAAGATCCAACCAGAATGGACTCATGATGGTTGCATCTCGGATTATTTTCTTTGCATTACCATTTTTGTCAATCAATAgatttagttaaaaaaaataaaatttaataTACAGTTTATATAAAACgacaatgccccccccccagggtttTCTTCAAAAGTCGggtgtggagaaggtggagcagaatgACCATCACAACCACACTGGCTGACTCAGGACGTTTCTGGTAATTGGCATGTGAAGGAGTCCAGGCTGTTGTGACTATGTCTGGATCTTCCAAATGCAAATATGGCTCCTAGCTGTGACGTGAATTTGTTCCTCTTGCCTCCTTAATAACATCAACGCGATGTCAAAACTATTCCATATACCTACAATGCTTAACTTGACTTCCTCTCACAGTCACCTAGCAACACTCCGTCTGATAGTTTGCCAGCTTGGATTTGCCCATCTTTTTTGCTTCCCCCTGTGTACCTGGCTGCTCTGCATCAACAACGTGGGGCAGTGAATCAAATAGCAGTATGTCAGCCCAGGCGTCAGTGGTTTGCTAATGAAATGTTCCTTATAAACCTGAGGCCTCCTCCGAGGCCTTCCCGTCTGACCTTGAAGCACACAGGGAATGTGGATCCTCAGATTTGCTGCAGAATATTAAGTGAATGTGTTTGAAGTTAACTGAATTGGAACATGACATGATAGATTACAACGTGCTTTATTGACCCTGTCAGCACAGACGTAATTCATTTCCCAGCACACAACGGGAGATTGATCTCAGTGTACCTTTTGAGAGGTGAAACATTAGactctgcatttatttattttttatttaatgataATAACTGTGTAGATTTATTATTCTCGCTGTTCAGCTGGTTTGGTCACAGTATTTTCCGCTCTAGTGTATTGAATATAGCCCTGATTTGGCATCACAATCTGTGCACAGAGCAAAATTAGCAGCAAGTATTGAGTCATGCTGTGATCTTGTGTGCAGATTCACGGAGGCTGTCTGTCACCAACGTGGCATTCATAAAGATGCCACAAGTGAGCAACCACTTATAGCTCTTTAATCCAGAAGATTAGCCCGGAGTTACAGACTTTCAGCCACAGGGATTGAACGTTTACAGCTTCTGCTTTCAGTTTGACTCGTTGCTCCTTCATTCAGCCTTGTATGATTAATCTCAGTAAAGATGCAGACATGTTTCGCTCCAGGTCTGCATGTTAAGACAATTCCTATCTGAAGGCAAAATGTTACATGCTAATGTTCACATCAGGGCCCAGAGGGCCCTGGCGTGCGACAGGAATGTGTTATATCTAACACCACCTGTAGGCAAGCAAGGAGAAACGGAGGTTCATGCAGAGGCAGTGTTTAGAGCAGCTGAATGCAGATGAGATTTTTTCTTTATACGGTATTTCAAATTCAACCTGCAAATATTGATAATAGTAGCCTTCATTATTACATCTGTCACATGAACCAAGATGACAGTTTTCTTGTTTCTGCGCAGGTTGAAAACTGACAGAAAAAGGCAATCTACCAGCAAGGACACACATGAATCAATACTTTGGTTACAATTTGGCAGCATTTGTAATGCATTCCATATTTCCTAGCACCAGCAGGAATATTGAAgacctcctttttccttttctttgctcAGTTTTACCaggaaaaaataatcaaaaactGCTGATAATTTATATTTGCAATGCCACGCCTTTGGTTTTGTGTTCATGATTGTGGGGTTTGGGATTGGAACAAATGTGCCTCAGTTTCCATTTCTTTGGACTGTCCGCCAGACGTGATCAAAAAGCctgtctgcagcttctccagacTGTAATGATGTGCAGTGGAGGCAACATTTATgtggttttaaaagaaaagatgagcaTAGCTGGATGGTTTTTCCCTTTAAGGTATACACTGTAAAAATGGCATCATAACATGattgttttctcattttctcatcaAACTATAGTTCTAACAAGATTAGATGACATTTGAATGAATAATGATTCCACTCTGCTCTTACATAAACCACtgacaaataaacaaattatCCAAAAAATGAAATAGTTTCAACCTGATGCTATTAGAACCACATGGAGAACGCTGACACTGTATGTGGTCACTTCCATTGTTTCTCTCTACAGTTTTTACACCTTTTAACTGCAATGTTTTCTTTGATATGCGCCATTTTCAGCACATAAAACTTTAACTACAACTATTATTCATAAGTTTTTAACTTTAATGTGTCTTGATAAATATCATGATAATCTTCTCAACTGACCAGAGGACTCATTAATATTCCTTCGACAGAATAAACAGAATATAATCCCAATTATTTCCTAAAGTTTCTTCTAGTGTCCTGCGAGATCCACTCATATTTTGTGCTATAATATTACCCATAAAAgtcctcatttcttttaaatggaAGTTCAATCTCGCAAATCTTCTGCAGAGACAATATTTATTGTAATAATTAagcattcaaataaaaaatgacattatttattgccaaagacagaaaaataagaaGAGTCCTGTATTAAACATAATGGAATGAAACACAGCTACCTATACTTTAAGGGGGGGTCACACAGACAAAAAGATGTCATCAAATTATAATTCATGTGTGGAAACTATTTGAAAATTTTTAGCCAGACAAAAAACAATGTCATGATTAATGCACCAGCCAGAAACCAAAGAGTAGTTGCTCGAGCTTCTTAATCCTATTCAACTCTTACACAATTCACCTTCACCTTGATGTGAGCGAGGTCTGAGCAGAGAGCCGTGATTCACAGTTCCTCTCACTCCAAACAAGGAAAAGTGGTCACAGCTCGATGGGAGATTAACAACTAACAGCACCGATCAATTCTAATTAAAGCTCCATTCACTGTGTTGGCAGACGTTACAGAGTGGAGCTGCAAAGATGCAATAACACTGACTTATTAGTGCCTGATAGTGATTTGCCCATTGGTGTTAGAGAGACCTGACTGGAACTGGTCTCCAGTCGATCCTCTCAGTAAACCAGTCTGAGAAAACACTGAGATTGTTGTCTCTCTCATGTGCCATAGTTAATATTACTAGGATTATCCAGTGTAGTGAAATACTTTAAATTAATGGACTCACCCCAAAGGCATCAGTGCAGCAGTATCAagcattaaaaaggaaaatctgtTGATATACATCAACAAACTTAGGTTTTATGGTGACAAATGGTGAATATTATCACTATTCCTGATGAAAGTATTTGCAGTTATGTGTTTAAATCGTTCATCATGTAAACAGTGAGACGATAATGTGCCATTTTCAAGATCACAGCAGCCACTTTTATGCTTCCAGGATTATATTTCTTTTCCCTGCCAGAGCGACAATGAAATTCTTATCAGCACTGAACAACTGTCAGACTGCAGAAAATGGAGGCATCAACATCCCCCAAAAATACAATTGGGAAACTCATTTAAAAGAAGAATTTTCTGCCTATTTCTACTTCCCCCCACTgtgattttctttctcttgaGAAAAATGACCGCTGGTGTgcaacgtttttttttttccatgctAGTGCATATTGTGGTTTTCATCTTTGATTTTAAATGGCTGGGAATAAATTGACCCTGAATAAAAATTAAAGCCAAATGATATTTAATTGGTATGACATTCACATCTCCAGGCATATAAAGCTATTTATTAATTCTTCTGTCCTGAGAATGTTGG encodes:
- the unc119a gene encoding protein unc-119 homolog A, with the protein product MKVQQGCNSSDMGIPVRTEEELRRNTVITPEDVLGLQKITKNYLCSPEDNVHMIDFTRFKIRDMETGTVLFEITKPPTPAGDKKLSDPNAGRFVRYQFTPAFLHLRQVGATVEFTVGETPINNFRMIERHYFRDQLLKSFDFEFGFCMPSSKNTCEHIYEFPALSEEIMREMILHPYETQSDSFYFVDNKLVMHNKADYSYSGGP